The proteins below are encoded in one region of Hordeum vulgare subsp. vulgare chromosome 3H, MorexV3_pseudomolecules_assembly, whole genome shotgun sequence:
- the LOC123440128 gene encoding uncharacterized protein LOC123440128: MENSTQPIVVFVLLFLCNAIIVGCIPSIEEVSPKLYNDSHTHFYMAWTTDTGKSCTNMLCPGFHKISSSIAPRKILDKVSRIHGPKWFMTLRVFKEKSSGDWHVYLYKDNGIQELVGYFPKYLVPGLINKQVEISFGGYVYYKKPQPSPPMGSGYVIASSNAASFNILRLIDAHGNDHVVNTDLPSYIDRKGCYTPSQIDASTIFFYGVP; encoded by the exons ATGGAGAATTCTACTCAACCCATAGTGGTTTTTGTGTTACTATTTCTTTGTAATGCAATCATAGTGGGATGCATTCCATCTATCGAAGAG GTTTCGCCGAAGTTGTACAATGATTCTCATACTCACTTCTACATGGCTTGGACG ACTGACACTGGAAAGAGTTGCACAAATATGCTTTGCCCTGGCTTTCACAAAATATCATCAAGCATAGCTCCACGGAAGATCCTCGACAAAGTTTCAAGAATACATGGACCAAAATGGTTTATGACACTAAGAGTATTCAAG GAGAAATCTTCTGGTGATTGGCATGTCTACCTATACAAAGATAATGGTATTCAAGAACTAGTAGGTTACTTTCCAAAGTATTTGGTTCCAGGACTCATAAATAAACAAGTTGAGATAAGTTTTGGTGGCTATGTGTATTACAAGAAACCACAACCGAGTCCTCCAATGGGTAGCGGTTATGTTATAGCCAGCAGCAATGCGGCATCATTCAACATCCTAAGGCTTATCGATGCTCATGGTAATGATCATGTAGTCAATACTGATCTGCCATCTTATATTGACAGGAAGGGTTGTTACACTCCTTCACAGATTGACGCTTCAACTATATTCTTTTATGGGGTTCCATAA
- the LOC123440129 gene encoding farnesyl pyrophosphate synthase-like: MLSSPSVLVTMLDYNVLGGKLNRGLAVVESYKLLKAGSEPNEEEHFLACILGWGIEWLQAYFLVLDDIMDNSQTRRGKPCWYRLPKVGLIAINDGLVLHSQISRIFKRYFYGKPYYVDLLDLFNEVEFRTTSGELLDQITTSEGHKDLSKYTVDVYGLIVEYKTAYYSFYLAVGCALLPSGKNLDDYVQAKRILVEMGVYFQIQDDYLDSFGDPEVLGKIGTDIEDFKCSWLFVQALVRVDERQKDILFENYGKSDPACVAKVKALYKELNLERVFSEYERETYEKLISHIKAQPNEAVQAVLESFLHKIHMRK; the protein is encoded by the exons ATGCTATCCTCTCCGTCTGTATTAGTCACG ATGTTGGACTACAACGTGCTTGGTG GAAAGCTGAACCGCGGGTTGGCTGTCGTAGAGAGCTACAAATTGTTGAAAGCAGGGTCTGAACCGAATGAGGAGGAACATTTTCTTGCTTGCATTCTTGGCTGGGGCATCGAATGG CTTCAGGCTTATTTCCTCGTCCTTGATGATATTATGGACAACTCTCAAACTAGGCGAGGAAAACCATGTTGGTATAGGCTTCCAAAG GTTGGCCTCATTGCCATAAATGATGGACTTGTCCTTCACAGCCAAATATCACGAATCTTCAAGCGTTATTTCTATGGAAAACCTTACTATGTTGACCTCCTAGACTTATTCAATGAG GTCGAGTTTAGGACGACTTCTGGAGAGTTATTAGACCAGATTACAACGAGTGAAGGGCATAAAGATCTGAGCAAATATACTGTAGATGT TTACGGGCTCATTGTAGAATACAAAACAGCTTACTATTCATTCTATTTGGCG GTCGGCTGTGCACTGCTACCGTCCGGTAAGAATTTGGATGATTATGTTCAAGCGAAGCGCATCCTAGTTGAAATGGGTGTTTACTTTCAGATTCAG GACGATTATCTCGACTCTTTTGGCGATCCAGAAGTTCTGGGCAAG ATTGGAACCGATATCGAAGACTTCAAGTGCTCTTGGCTGTTTGTTCAAGCACTAGTGCGTGTCGATGAGAGGCAAAAAGACATCCTATTT GAAAATTACGGGAAATCAGATCCTGCTTGCGTCGCAAAAGTGAAGGCTCTGTATAAAGAGCTCAATCTCGAG AGGGTGTTCTCTGAGTATGAAAGGGAGACCTATGAAAAGCTGATCTCACACATCAAAGCACAACCGAATGAAGCTGTGCAAGCAGTGCTGGAATCCTTTTTGCATAAAATCCACATGAGGAAGTAG